The following are encoded together in the Ictidomys tridecemlineatus isolate mIctTri1 chromosome X, mIctTri1.hap1, whole genome shotgun sequence genome:
- the LOC101971676 gene encoding E3 ubiquitin-protein ligase Mdm2, with amino-acid sequence MSLSTEGAMSTSQTPASEPETLYRPKPLFMKLLKSVGAQNDIYTIKDIIFYLGQYIMTKRLYDEKEQHMVYCSNDLLGDLFGVPSFSVKEHRKIYAMIYKNLVIVNPQEPPDSSTSVSESRWHPDGGSDQKDPVQVPQEEKPSSSNLVSSPSTSTRRRTISETEENSDELAGEQQRKRHRSDSISLSSDESLGLCERSCSSELTETPANPDHDGGVSERSADLLDQESISDQFSVEFEVESLDSEDYNLSEEEQELSEDTDEESLVTAHQAVESDSDSFEEDSEISLADYWKFTSHNKMGPADGENCLPKDKGEIPEKTKVENSTQEEENMDVPDGKNFTVKDFKDSWDEQNDNEASQSQESKDYSHPSTSSSMICSTQKDVRRLEREETQDKKESMESSFPHNAIEPCVICQGRPKNGCIVHGKTGHLMSCFTCAKKLKKRNKPCPVCRQPIKMIVLTYFN; translated from the coding sequence ATGTCTCTGTCTACTGAGGGTGCCATGAGCACCTCACAGACTCCAGCTTCGGAACCAGAGACCCTGTATAGACCAAAGCCATTGTTTATGAAGTTGTTGAAGTCTGTTGGCGCACAAAACGACATTTACACTATCAAagatattatattttatcttggCCAGTATATAATGACTAAACGATTATATGATGAGAAGGAGCAGCATATGGTATATTGTTCAAATGATCTTCTAGGAGATTTGTTTGGAGTGCCAAGCTTCTCTGTgaaggaacacagaaaaatatatgCAATGATTTACAAAAACTTGGTAATAGTCAATCCGCAGGAACCACCAGATTCCAGCACATCTGTGAGTGAGAGCAGATGGCACCCTGATGGTGGGAGTGATCAGAAGGACCCTGTGCAAGTGCCACAGGAAGAGAAACCTTCATCTTCCAATTTGGTTTCTAGCCCATCTACCTCAACTAGAAGGAGAACAATtagtgagacagaggaaaatTCGGATGAATTAGCTGGTGAACAACAGAGAAAGCGCCACAGATCTGATAGTATTTCCCTTTCCTCTGATGAAAGCCTTGGTCTCTGTGAAAGAAGCTGTAGCAGTGAGTTGACAGAGACTCCAGCAAATCCAGATCATGATGGTGGTGTAAGTGAACGTTCAGCTGATTTGTTGGATCAAGAATCCATTTCTGATCAATTTAGTGTAGAATTTGAAGTTGAATCTCTTGATTCAGAAGATTATAACCTTAGTGAAGAAGAACAGGAACTCTCAGAAGACACTGATGAGGAAAGTCTAGTTACTGCACATCAGGCAGTAGAAAGTGATTCAGATTCATTTGAAGAAGATTCTGAAATTTCTTTAGCTGACTATTGGAAATTTACTTCACACAACAAAATGGGTCCTGCTGATGGTGAGAACTGCCTTCCTAAAGATAAAGGGGAAATCCCTGAGAAAACCAAAGTGGAAAACTCAACACAGGAAGAAGAGAACATGGATGTGCCTGATGGTAAAAATTTTACAGTGAAAGATTTTAAAGACTCTTGGGATGAGCAAAATGATAATGAAGCCTCCCAATCACAAGAAAGCAAGGATTATTCTCACCCATCAACTTCCAGTAGCATGATTTGTAGCACCCAAAAAGATGTCAGACGGTTGGAGAGGGAAGAAAcacaagacaaaaaagaaagtatGGAGTCCAGTTTTCCCCATAATGCCATTGAACCTTGTGTGATATGCCAAGGTCGGCCTAAAAATGGTTGCATTGTTCATGGCAAAACAGGACATCTTATGTCATGTTTCACTTGtgcaaagaaactgaaaaaaaggaATAAGCCCTGTCCAGTGTGCAGACAACCAATTAAAATGATTGTATTAACTTACTTCAACTAG